The nucleotide window TTTCAACgtaattttcgattgaaaaacctaattattttagtcacaaaagatatttcttaacaataatttcattgcATTGAAAAAATGCGTGCAAATTATGCAATGTCGTCTGTGTAAGTAGACCGTATGTGGAGCAAAACGGCCTAACATCCCTCCGGTTGGTATAAGTGAAGAGCTTCTAGCGAGCGATattaatttacgaaaataGTTTCCGTAAATATATATCGTgcgctaatattatttaatgtttaacaaTAAGATCGCGTAGGAGCcggtaattatatttaaatatcagacagtgaaaaaataccttttctCTATGCTGATAGAAAACATGGCATTCCTAATTAGTTGGAGAAAAGTAtatgaattgtttttatactattaaatatattcattcatttcagtaataatttataatttttctgaaattatttcatactGAAGGCGTAGTTTGTTTAAGAAATAAGTCGCAGAAATGTTGTGTCACCCACAAGTGCTTTAATGTGGTttgtctttttaaaaatatattaattctccagtacacaaaaatatataaatatgattactaagatttaaaaactaaatttaaaaaaaattgaaaaatcgcTTTAGTCTCATAAAATGGACATCTAATTATTGCAACGAATACAATCTATCAGATCACTGTAAGAAAATAAGATAACATTGTGAAAATGTATTCACCGCGTTTCGAgttcattattatttgtttattgatttctgattattacttttaaatatatgacgtgttttattgaaaataggAAACAGTTCGAGAATAATAAGTTGGTTGGTAAAGGTAAAGGTAAAGGTTGACCTTGTCCATATcctaaattcaattaaatctgAAATTTGTGCTTTTGAACGCTCATTTAAATCACACGgtgacttttaaaatattatatagtatgtaGTAATGTTAATAGTTTTAACACCTCTATAAGACCTTCTCACGCAcccattaatttaaagttataaagttataaataaattttatttgagaaaaacaaattaatgaacataaattaatgaacCTCGTTTTACCTCTAGCAACTATTTGGAAATTTTTGAAAGCTCTGAATGCAGACGAAATAAATAGTATCGCCgtcacttaaaaaatattgaaggaCGTAGCCTGGTCTGAATATAACAAGTCAAGAAGCTCTGCCTGCAAATTTCTATTCATTTGCACACATTTCCAGTAACAAAAGCTCTGGAATAGTTCAAGTAatctttaacattttaatatgccTTAGTGGCAATGACAATAAAacctgtatgaataaagtGGTACAATgttattggtttaatttaagtataattatttaagttgctaaatacataatgtaacaaaatatgttcCACATAGTAAATGACGAATTACCTCCTTTCTCGTGTAAACACTGTGCGGCCttgatacataaaaatactcgCGGTAGTTTATGCAATAGTTACTTATATCATTCGGAAACAAATATGGCCTTAACTTTACTGTAGGTCTACTCTATTATAtgtacgaaaaataaaaatatagcagtcattaaaaaataacaaataattgatttaagttaagtattaatttaattaaaatttaaaattactttttgtttgaaaacCGTATTTCTATGCAGCGACGAAGTAatcaaaattttcttaataaatcgtaaaacattaaaaaaatattacactcaTAAGTACATCTAAGTGAGTTACCCATGTACTGATGGATTACTGGTGGTCGAGTTTTGTTTCAAATGGCTTTGTACGCAATAGGCTGGCCCATCCAAAAgcaattaaacaaacaaatataaatacatacatatatacatctGCCCCATTCCCATTTTTCGGCACTTTTGACCTACACCATGTTTTACACATTGCTACTAAACTAGATAAttgttaacaattaatttatgagcAGTGCTGTTCTAATAGCATTAGCATGTCACCTCTAAGATAGTGCGTTCAACACCCGCAATACCCACAGGTTTGGGTTAAATTCAGTTGTGTTTATAAAAGTCAGAGCTGAGGTAGTGCTTAGCAGGATTACCAAAGTTATTTTGAGATACAGAATTATATTCTGAGTCGAGTTCGAGTTCGAGTTCGAGTTTAAATCTGAGTCGAAAACGTGTATTAGTCACAGTAGATGgatcacttaaaaaaaatatataaacaaagcaGATGTAATTTAAGGATAAGACCCATATTATAGTACCCATATTGTACTACTTAATTATTGACATATTTCAATGTTACTTaacatagatattaaaattagaaagaTCCTAAACAGCGATTTagacacattaaaaattacaacattTTGGTAGCAATACGTGAGAAATACGTAATTTAGCGAATGCGTTCCACATGTTACGAGGTGTTTATTTCGGTAATAGCGAAAGATTACTACAAATGGACGTTTCGACGCATCATgtgaatacaaatttattgacGCGTTCATTTcgtttaatgtaattaataaaaaaattaatatcaaaaattaaattaatatgtgtagcaaatattaagaaaagttAGTTCGTTATGTTATGTTTCAtagatactttaaaaaaattaagtataacttattgtaaatttttatttatttctgcagaaagttaaaacaatacaatgcgttaaaaggtttttagttagttttttagGCATTCAAACATTCAGTAAAGAATCAACATTCACAAATTGAAGTTGCTAGTTTTGCTTCCTATTGAAACAGATTAGTAGGTACTGTAGGCTAAACGACTtcttgatttataaattatcaatgaAACTGAAATGAAATAGAGAAGTGTTTGGACGAAAAGCAAACAACATTACCGTCAATCACGATAAaacataaagttaattttaacaacGATAATTATTCATTGACGAAACTGTTTGAATGAAAAACTTAATGGTGTCCTTAAGGTcaagcaatttattttaatgcacTTCAAGGGTCATTCACCTGTGCTCACCACTTTATTGAATGACAAGCCATCTGTGGCTCACCGCGACTTAATCTATAGTAAATAGCTCATAAGTAATTGCTTTTGAATGCCATGTTCCAGagaatttaacaatttttaaatatatagaaaactgTCGAGATTATATACCCTATAACGATCTTTAAATGGCCAAGAtggataaaaatttatttccgCATACGTGACTTGCTGTCACCACTCGAATTGTTATGGAAATATCCACGTGATAAGCGTAAGATATTGTCATTTCCACAGTTTTATATTGCGACAGCGAGTGAGATGTATGGTTTttcttagaaaatataaaagttttatttgtcaTATTTTAATCGTAGTGCAGCACAGTGGCTGCTCTTAAGCAGGTCATATGTTTGAATCCCAGCAGCTGCACAAATGGTGtataaaaacatcgtgaggacaGCAACTAACAACGACGATTGAGCATGTGTAAGACTATTACAATAGTTATCTGATAACTTAAAAAAggcttataaaacaaaatagacacaaaaattaatgagcaagaaaatgtttttattctcgttaataatctttaaattaactttagcTACGGAGACTTCAGTGATGaagtaagatattttaatacatcaaGGACATATTGCATATTTTTCACTAACGAAAtttgcataatttataaatatttatatatttttctatatcgTATCGTAATCAACGTATcagaatttattaaagatttggaaaggaattgatttaaaaaataatctaaataattttgtaaaataatatttaacaactggaagaaaaataacattatttaaaagtttacaaaTAGAGgtgtcatttaattattaatgcggtctggaaataaataaattatcaagtaGTTATTGAATTTCATCTTGTAAAATATTGCCAAAACTGGCAGAcaactgtatttaaaaaaataattaaataaaatacgtttattttggaacatcgGATCATAatagtatcacttattccacgtcattaaattcgagcctgttggcatccctactcatcggcaaagaagacagaaggtgttggccgagagaaaaagccggcgtaaaaaaatctcggtactctttttaaaataaggaaatcatcaaacaatcctacaatatttaaaacaaatatagcaaattaattagaagtagcctgcccagcactagtcccaggcccttttatcaactagataattactaactttacctttttacacagcttttctttaatacatttcttaaatttaataaaagccgGAGAtgaaagagcctctgggattttattaaaggaatATATGAATTGATGGTGATTACAAAAAATTGCTCTTAAAATTCTGCTTAGGTTTCGCCCTATCAGTAGTGCCAAAGCTCACTTGtaagtgaaatatttaatataaacgctTCTCAAGTGCGTAATGCAATGATTATCGCAATAttgattacaatataattcatCATGTTCTCAGCAACGTATGATGATATTGTGAAAGGTTTATTGCACGGAATGAGTcgttaatgatttatttttattttaatcgttTTGCAAACTATACTATTTCATGTcagttaattgaaattatttaaatgtaattttaagtcACTTGTctgtattgtaatattaagaCACATATCAGTCTATCCAAtcagaaacaaaaattttgttcTCAGTAACAAGTCATGGATTTTAACCCATTCTACCCACAAAATGTTTTTCACTtaaacgtttattattttacgataACTTGGCCTGGTTTTTTATTGGTCaataatacagtaaaaaaatagtattcgTCGAATCggaaaagatatttattgcCCTATTTTCTTCAATCTGTCAAGCAATCAAACATTTCGTGACAACACCATCTTTAAGATATAAACTATAGATATAAACTAATCTaccattaaacataaattaatagatgTTTTGAGTATGGCTATAACAACTGAATGTTTcctttctattatttaattcaaataaaggcCCTCTACACTTCGTAACGAAAACTAATAGGCACTAATAACAACTTATGTTACGTGATAACAATCCACACATAACAATgatactatactatactgGTGTTTCTATAGATGGCGTGGAACAAATACACTTAGGTTCTGATTAATATATATCGCAAGTTAACGGTCATATTACTGTTTCAATATAAACGTTTTTCCACTTTCGTTTGTTAATtccaataacaataatatgttaacttagttaaattatatttgtttttgagtaaaaactgtcattttatgatattttttcctttaggGACCCCTACATCCTAGCCTATCAGGCACGCAATCTGTCTGATATGTGATGCActtatgattatattatatatggtttgcttattattattttcctaaaaacaaaacataattactACAGGCCTTAGTTTTCCTTAAAAGTAAACTGACAGACTATTCTACCtaaaatttatactattttaagcttaaatacactgttttatttataataaaagggGTTTAATCGGAGTCagtagaatatttttgaaacacgttaaataaacacttcgcatgtaaataataattgaattaaaataaatttaaattgtattatgaaacaaataataatatcttataatatgtCAGTTTAAATTCGAAGCTATTTTGAACCCGTGTATGATCATTCCATTCCGTGCGTTGATGTCTTTTATATGGAAAACTACGCGAAgtgttttggaaataaaatataacgtttAAAGTCGCTGATTTtactatagaaaatatactGAATACACTATCTACATAGAAGAGAGAGTAAACGTATAAAATTATCTCAACGTTTAAACGCACAAATTCAAAGAGTTTTCTTAGAGAAAAATCGGTTCTACTGGAACATTGTTGGATAAATATGTCGTTCGAGTTTCGAATATTATGACGATtaaaaacagatttaaaaagttaacaaTTTAAGATGTACAACCTGTATGAATCACTAAGTgtggaattttaattataaccaaatgttttgttagcgattaattttagtttcctaaaattactttaaaggAACtcgttaatattaatttaacaaccTTCACACggaaaatatttcatcataCCAACTTGCTTTGTTATGAAATACcgccatttttattaaatatgccTTTTAGGTTTTTCTACAACGATTATATATCAATGTACTTAATCGTCAGCTTCGTAACAACCTTCGTAATTGCCAGTAATGTATTACAAAAAGAATTTCCTTATGCAATCAAAAaacaagttattttattattttaattagaattaaatttagaatattattgtACGATAGTAAAATAGCAGTATATTTTTAGCATtctaacatataattataagaaatttacataattaaaagatttaaacgtacataattatttaaaatagaatgaTATTTCTCACAAAATAACTTAAGTTCATTTGTTCATAAAATCTCTGTGTGAGAGTCCTTACCAACAATGAAACAATACTGCTTTGTTCGCAAAGTCTATGTGCCTTCATTACCAACACGCATTCTGTCCatttttgtaacataatactggatattttaaattactcaatccttttcttatataatgaaatataaaaaacttgaaGCTAAAATTACGAGTTTCAAGTTACATCTTGTTttctattaatgtttttaatcatAAGATTATTTACGATTACGATTACGATTCAAAGATGaatatgaaacaaattataGGCATTacgtacaaaaataatatgttgcaatacaaataaataaacatatgatGAACTACTAAGCTCATCGGTTACTTCATAAGGCCCACATTAAGCTAATGTTTGACCTTAACCGACATCTTACGTAAACCATAATATTTGTAGTGACTCGACACTTGAAGTAAATACAGTGACTAGTCATTTCTGTTTACCTACTTTCGATTGACTTTAAATTGGGAACAATAATTGTTCAccaataacatttttgtatcgaTTGTTATCtcacgtattttaatattaatccaTTCATGAACCCAGAAGGTCACtaatttaaacacaataaCTTTGTGTGACCTTCGAAACACTTCCTAtaggaaaataaaagtatttactattttatatttttttatttatttcgtattttacAGTCAACTTAACCTAGAAATGGTAACCTTTACATCACAACGTACGCGTACTCCTATGCAATCACGTAGTACACTTATTTTACATGACATCTCAGAGAATGacagtataaatatacaagAGGATAGTTTGCTGGTGTCCCGGCCATAATTTGGCGAGATATAAATAGCTCTGGTGAGATtatgaattgtttaaaaactaaataaaaatattctagtgTTCATAGTATGAGCCTCCAAGACTGTGTCCGCCGTAGTTACCGCCGTAGCTACCGCTGTAACCTCCACCGTAGCTTCCTCCGTAACCGCTGCCATGACCGCTGTCATGACCAACGTAGACGGGGACCTTTACTGGGACTGGGACTGGCTTCTCAACCTCAACGGGCACTGGTCTGTCAACATGGACGGGGTAGGGCCTGTCAACGGGGACCTTAACGGGGTAGGGTACGTGCTTTTCAACTTCAACTGGGACGTGCTTGTACACTGGGTAGGGCTCTGGTACTGGAACCTTGACTGGTACTGGGTAAGGCTTGTCTACATGAACTGGGTAGGGCCTGTCGACTGGTACGTGAACTGGGTAAGGTACTGGTTTCTCAACGGGGTAGGCGACTGGAACTGGTTTCTCTACTGGGTATGGGGCAGGTACGTGAACAGGGTAGGGCCTGTCGACTGGGACTTTTACGGGTACGCCAACATGTTTGATGACTGGGTAAGGTTGAGGAACGTGTACTTTAACTTCGACGGGGTATGGCACGTGTTTCTCCACGGGGTAGGGTTGTGGCACTGGCACCTTAACGGGGTAAGGCACGTGCTTTTCAACTGGGTAGGGCTGGGGCACTAATACTTTGACGGGGTAGGGCCTGTCGACTGGAACGTGAACTGGGTAAGGTACTTTCTTCTCTACTGGGTAAGGAGCTGGTACATGCACTGGCACTTTAACGTACTCCTTAACGTGTACTGGAACGTGTTTGACGACTTCGTAAGGCTGGGGCACTGGCACCTTAACTGGGTAGGGCACGTGTTTTTCTACGGGGTATGGGACAGGGCGGTCGACGTGTACGGGATATGGGACTCCCTTGACCAGGGTAACTGTCCTGGTGATGTCGGTGTGACCACCAAGGTCGATGTTTCCGTATCCGTGAGATAGAGCTCCCTGGTCGATGAGGTTGTAGGCGCCACCGAATCCGTGACCGCTGCCGATATAACCGACATCCAACCCACTTATACCGTAACCGTAACCCAAGTTAAGGAGACCACGTTTGTCTAATTTCTTTTCTAATGGTTCAGCCTTCTGCTCCGTCGACTTCTCGCTGGCAGCAACTGCTGCTACCAGCAAGAGAGCTGTATAAATCtgcaacaaaaaaattacgataataatacaatatatgcaagctgttaaaattaataagtaatataataaattatataaggtAACAATTATGGTATTATAGTGagcgaaatataatttataaagaactatgtcgtattacaaaaaatttgctattaatagtaattaattgttaagcAAGAATTGCATTGTCCTATATAAAGTATGTAATGTGCATAATTACGCACTACGTGTGCATAACGGTTACGCTAAGACTTTGTAACTAACACATTGACTGTAGTGCAGTCTCCATAAATAGCGAGCGTACGCAATAGTCGTCCAATCAATCAAccagttattatattaacataacaattctacaaaaaattaaatagaaaattagtgTTCTgttcgtataaaaataaaatgaattttacgatttaattattgggtttttTGTAAACGTTCTTTATGATACACAAATATCATGACAGAATTTTTGATTGTATTTTCTTAACTATACCATAACAAAGTTAATCGAATTATTCCGGTTCGTTCACATAATTCAATCATTATTGCAGTCTTTTTAACGATTTTTCTGGCATATACTTTgaagaaatgattttttattatacgctTTTGTAAAACCACCGATCAAGAACGCACATTGCCACAAATGACATATTCCAACATGACCATATAAAGAGagttgtaaaaatttaaggcaataaaaattacttatcaGGATGGTTTTTATTACAACGATGCGACATGCAATTTATATAcagacttttataaaaaagctttcGAATTTTCCTAGAATATCTTTAAGGTTTGGTCACTGGtgtaggtttttttatatcaagaCCTGATATGTTATCTTACTATATTACTCAtagtttttacatattatttaaaacacgcgatatttgttacatataatataatttgctaaatttatataataggtagTTTGAATAGTTATTGTGAGTTGCTAATCAGTGAGTACATCAAACGAGGCCGTTGGTTTGTTCGTGGGATAGTGTTAGTTCTTTATGGCTATTTTGCAATGTCTACTATAAACCTATTTCTTGTTACAtatcacaataatttaatctgtATGTACTATACTTCTTTGCGTGTCTTTAAATGtcaatagatttaaaaaaattgggaCGACCCGTAGCAAAAGTAAAGAAGTTGCTAAGTGACATACGGGACTATTTACTATTTCATTCTGATAAAgcctatattatatgttatgaGTTATGACTGTTATATGAATCATTTAAATAGATAGGAAATACAAAAGGAATAGacaaattttaagaaattaacaacGTTTTTATAAGCGAAGGACTACAAGATTATTACAAAACCATACAATATTAGAGTaagttgatattaaaatatgtttcgaCCAAAgaggaaaaatattattaaatttca belongs to Pieris rapae chromosome 2, ilPieRapa1.1, whole genome shotgun sequence and includes:
- the LOC110996462 gene encoding proline-rich protein 4-like encodes the protein MVSSPIPDFNHRARGIMKTTIYTALLLVAAVAASEKSTEQKAEPLEKKLDKRGLLNLGYGYGISGLDVGYIGSGHGFGGAYNLIDQGALSHGYGNIDLGGHTDITRTVTLVKGVPYPVHVDRPVPYPVEKHVPYPVKVPVPQPYEVVKHVPVHVKEYVKVPVHVPAPYPVEKKVPYPVHVPVDRPYPVKVLVPQPYPVEKHVPYPVKVPVPQPYPVEKHVPYPVEVKVHVPQPYPVIKHVGVPVKVPVDRPYPVHVPAPYPVEKPVPVAYPVEKPVPYPVHVPVDRPYPVHVDKPYPVPVKVPVPEPYPVYKHVPVEVEKHVPYPVKVPVDRPYPVHVDRPVPVEVEKPVPVPVKVPVYVGHDSGHGSGYGGSYGGGYSGSYGGNYGGHSLGGSYYEH